A single window of Opisthocomus hoazin isolate bOpiHoa1 chromosome 5, bOpiHoa1.hap1, whole genome shotgun sequence DNA harbors:
- the SPP1 gene encoding osteopontin produces the protein MKVTVLCLCLISITAAWPVSKSKQHAISVSSEEKSDARGHQTHRYHHHHRNSQSWEGLHHPQNDLASPQQTLYSSEESVDVPVQPHFPDVSSKSHEDVDDDDDNDSSDTDESDEVVTSFPTDIPVTVPFPPFPFTRGDNAGRGDSVAYRVRPKATAVKSSRLRKAAKKLIVYDATEERDESALDADSQQAGLSWEDPVARLSLGKHAIRGEWADKSHRQDSSELDSKQHDQSIENDSRQKFDSHEVEGDDSKAGARVDSHQSVESRESQVRISAEVPDDNSNQTAESAEDAQDRHSIENNEVTL, from the exons ATGAAGGTGACAGTTCTGTGTTTATGCCTTATCAGCATCACCGCTGCATGGCCA GTGAGTAAATCCAAGCAGCATGCCATTTCTGTGagctcagaagaaaaatct gaCGCCAGGGGCCATCAGACACACagataccaccaccaccacaggaaTTCTCAGTCTTGGGAGGGTCTGCATCACCCACAGAATGACCTGGCATCACCTCAGCAG ACTCTGTACTCTTCAGAAGAAAGCGTGGATGTCCCAGTACAACCA cACTTTCCTGATGTGTCAAGCAAGAGCCATGAAGAtgtggatgatgatgatgataatgattCCAGTGACACGGATGAATCCGATGAGGTTGTCACAAGTTTTCCCACAGACATTCCAGTAACTGTACCCTTCCCACCTTTCCCTTTCACCCGGGGAGACAATGCCGGCAGAGGCGACAGCGTGGCCTACAGGGTGAGGCCAAAAGCCACAGCAGTGAAGTCTAGCAGACTCCGGAAAGCTGCAAAAAAG CTCATTGTGTATGATGCCACCGAGGAGCGTGATGAGAGTGCCCTGGATGCAGACAGCCAGCAAGCAGGACTCTCCTGGGAGGACCCTGTTGCCCGCCTCTCCCTGGGGAAGCATGCTATCAGGGGGGAGTGGGCTGACAAGAGCCACAGGCAGGACAGCAGCGAGCTGGACAGCAAGCAGCATGACCAGAGCATAGAAAACGACAGCCGGCAGAAATTTGATAGCCATGAGGTGGAAGGGGATGATAGCAAGGCTGGTGCCAGAGTGGATAGCCACCAGAGCGTGGAAAGCAGGGAGAGCCAGGTCCGCATTTCAGCTGAGGTCCCCGACGATAACAGCAATCAAACAGCGGAGAGTGCCGAGGATGCTCAAGATCGTCACAGCATCGAAAATAACGAAGTCACCCTTTAA